The following proteins come from a genomic window of Montipora capricornis isolate CH-2021 chromosome 9, ASM3666992v2, whole genome shotgun sequence:
- the LOC138015387 gene encoding uncharacterized protein isoform X1, which translates to MGNPESLPDKKILGQIKTEGEVFLADKGKVPCDRDVTRNSLNVENGSETIGKRGLTVTINHSTSDSDGELKRETESSASAVKNGSPWGTAEEHKHLWEEVAMRYQEILHREYKMLNLPSYTVSGGNLYLYYVPVIINPGIGEAHSSADNEYTLADRQRSSGSNSKEIIYVSDDDGVSKIKKEQVKIEQKLENCCSFQNHSKKESPKVQDVFSERVNSDCADISYASYMYEDRVHFKTEKDFGKTNHCIEFEQNIKDIEQERHSNCYDDERLEKREGHLRIFKGYTIEYHPLRSADKLSLETEKDKKRVEKIEDLKKRLAEQEKELEKLRARPVLEQNVSTKDRVNGILEKKKATENHTFWKRIRDYPSVQIHYFPSGERRESPQRTHLRKQTSPRQIRTLSSAKLIDDNDFRSFAKSAKMEETVNGNHPVSKGKRKLNHSPEIHQERPIKKRIGPVHRQRRSTKCGKRSKRLKRRRNHRKEKSILRISSQDPQTASETRFMEKVNKSLFISGNTCKANVPQDLNQDEFLATFGLARVLAGQLNDSI; encoded by the exons ATGGGGAATCCAGAAAGCTTACCAGATAAGAAAATACTAGGACAAATTAAAACTGAGGGTGAAGTATTTCTCGCAGACAAGGGCAAGGTGCCTTGTGACCGCGACGTGACTCGTAACTCGTTGAACGTCGAGAACGGATCTGAAACAATCGGAAAACGTGGGCTAACAGTGACAATCAACCATTCTACCTCAGACAGCGATGGTGAATTAAAGCGTGAGACTGAAAGTTCAGCGTCAGCAGTTAAAAACGG CTCCCCATGGGGAACAGCTGAAGAGCACAAGCACTTGTGGGAAGAAGTAGCAATGAGATATCAAGAGATTCTTCACCGAGAATACAAAATGCTCAACTTACCTTCCTATACAGTATCAGGAGGTAATCTCTACCTTTACTATGTTCCTGTGATAATAAACCCGGGAATTGGAGAAGCGCATTCTAGTGCTGATAACGAATATACCTTGGCAGATCGACAAAGGAGCAGCGGTTCCAACAGTAAGGAGATTATCTATGTCAGCGACGATGACGGTGTTTCAAAAATCAAGAAAGAGCAAgtgaaaattgaacaaaagTTAGAAAATTGCTGTTCGTTTCAAAATCACTCTAAAAAGGAAAGTCCTAAAGTGCAAGATGTCTTTTCTGAGAGGGTAAACAGCGACTGTGCTGACATTTCGTACGCATCTTATATGTATGAAGACCGTGTGCACTTCAAGACAGAGAAAGATTTCGGGAAAACTAACCATTGCATCGAGTTCGAACAGAATATTAAGGATATAGAACAAGAAAGACATAGCAACTGCTATGATGACGAAAGGCTTGAGAAGAGGGAAGGGCATTTACGTATCTTTAAAGGTTACACCATAGAATATCACCCATTACGGTCGGCAGATAAGCTCAGTCTAGAAACCGAGAAGGACAAAAAAAGAGTAGAGAAAATAGAGGATCTTAAGAAGCGTCTAGCTGAGCAGGAAAAAGAGCTAGAAAAACTCCGGGCGCGTCCAGTTTTAGAACAGAATGTGTCCACCAAAGACCGTGTGAATGGGATTCTTGAGAAGAAAAAGGCAACTGAAAATCACACTTTCTGGAAACGGATCAGAGATTACCCTTCAGTTCAAATCCATTACTTTCCTTCAGGTGAACGGAGAGAATCTCCTCAGAGAACGCACTTGAGAAAGCAAACATCACCACGCCAAATTCGCACGCTTTCCAGTGCAAAGCTCATCGACGATAACGATTTTCGTTCTTTTGCTAAAAGTGCCAAAATGGAGGAAACTGTCAATGGCAACCATCCGGTTTCTAAAGGAAAGAGGAAGTTGAATCATTCACCCGAAATTCATCAAGAAAGACCAATTAAAAAGAGAATAGGACCTGTACACCGTCAACGTCGGTCAACAAAATGTGGAAAGCGTTCGAAGAGATTAAAAAGACGTAGGAAccacagaaaagaaaaatccaTTTTACGCATCTCCAGCCAAGATCCACAGACAGCGTCAGAAACCAGGTTTATGGAAAAGGTGAATAAATCGCTTTTTATCTCAGGAAACACGTGCAAAGCTAACGTACCTCAAGACCTTAACCAGGACGAATTTCTTGCAACTTTTGGATTAGCGCGAGTTTTAGCTGGACAACTAAATGATTCTATTTAA
- the LOC138015387 gene encoding uncharacterized protein isoform X2 — MRYQEILHREYKMLNLPSYTVSGGNLYLYYVPVIINPGIGEAHSSADNEYTLADRQRSSGSNSKEIIYVSDDDGVSKIKKEQVKIEQKLENCCSFQNHSKKESPKVQDVFSERVNSDCADISYASYMYEDRVHFKTEKDFGKTNHCIEFEQNIKDIEQERHSNCYDDERLEKREGHLRIFKGYTIEYHPLRSADKLSLETEKDKKRVEKIEDLKKRLAEQEKELEKLRARPVLEQNVSTKDRVNGILEKKKATENHTFWKRIRDYPSVQIHYFPSGERRESPQRTHLRKQTSPRQIRTLSSAKLIDDNDFRSFAKSAKMEETVNGNHPVSKGKRKLNHSPEIHQERPIKKRIGPVHRQRRSTKCGKRSKRLKRRRNHRKEKSILRISSQDPQTASETRFMEKVNKSLFISGNTCKANVPQDLNQDEFLATFGLARVLAGQLNDSI; from the coding sequence ATGAGATATCAAGAGATTCTTCACCGAGAATACAAAATGCTCAACTTACCTTCCTATACAGTATCAGGAGGTAATCTCTACCTTTACTATGTTCCTGTGATAATAAACCCGGGAATTGGAGAAGCGCATTCTAGTGCTGATAACGAATATACCTTGGCAGATCGACAAAGGAGCAGCGGTTCCAACAGTAAGGAGATTATCTATGTCAGCGACGATGACGGTGTTTCAAAAATCAAGAAAGAGCAAgtgaaaattgaacaaaagTTAGAAAATTGCTGTTCGTTTCAAAATCACTCTAAAAAGGAAAGTCCTAAAGTGCAAGATGTCTTTTCTGAGAGGGTAAACAGCGACTGTGCTGACATTTCGTACGCATCTTATATGTATGAAGACCGTGTGCACTTCAAGACAGAGAAAGATTTCGGGAAAACTAACCATTGCATCGAGTTCGAACAGAATATTAAGGATATAGAACAAGAAAGACATAGCAACTGCTATGATGACGAAAGGCTTGAGAAGAGGGAAGGGCATTTACGTATCTTTAAAGGTTACACCATAGAATATCACCCATTACGGTCGGCAGATAAGCTCAGTCTAGAAACCGAGAAGGACAAAAAAAGAGTAGAGAAAATAGAGGATCTTAAGAAGCGTCTAGCTGAGCAGGAAAAAGAGCTAGAAAAACTCCGGGCGCGTCCAGTTTTAGAACAGAATGTGTCCACCAAAGACCGTGTGAATGGGATTCTTGAGAAGAAAAAGGCAACTGAAAATCACACTTTCTGGAAACGGATCAGAGATTACCCTTCAGTTCAAATCCATTACTTTCCTTCAGGTGAACGGAGAGAATCTCCTCAGAGAACGCACTTGAGAAAGCAAACATCACCACGCCAAATTCGCACGCTTTCCAGTGCAAAGCTCATCGACGATAACGATTTTCGTTCTTTTGCTAAAAGTGCCAAAATGGAGGAAACTGTCAATGGCAACCATCCGGTTTCTAAAGGAAAGAGGAAGTTGAATCATTCACCCGAAATTCATCAAGAAAGACCAATTAAAAAGAGAATAGGACCTGTACACCGTCAACGTCGGTCAACAAAATGTGGAAAGCGTTCGAAGAGATTAAAAAGACGTAGGAAccacagaaaagaaaaatccaTTTTACGCATCTCCAGCCAAGATCCACAGACAGCGTCAGAAACCAGGTTTATGGAAAAGGTGAATAAATCGCTTTTTATCTCAGGAAACACGTGCAAAGCTAACGTACCTCAAGACCTTAACCAGGACGAATTTCTTGCAACTTTTGGATTAGCGCGAGTTTTAGCTGGACAACTAAATGATTCTATTTAA
- the LOC138015388 gene encoding uncharacterized protein isoform X2, producing MLGKKSSKCALDSPAWEEVTKRYQDIIERENKLLRSFPLYHGGQMPPLAACAPQAKKALSIPRGDENKEERSLLPTVKGTHACEVAREDICDVVSETIEDKCLPKILEVFSLNSSKPNNAVIESRKRKNPQGLTHDYINEITSTDVAEDVKLTTSKRSCAVPCDFIDLTMDDDDEASYSFSETSVNTAAQAVCVNGNMHSEQGQSKQSAQDKGLESRSTKCKVPKRQPVNEQKRNFTSTNTELKELRNAKSTFDAGRTKSEVVIDKDNNECLGEDNKCEKEVDDTNRGPDSTGDCKNVSYQYRGVDNESKPLRLKNRESKITDLKALLARQEEELARLKTVAKYKAVTGDNKKKASRDTELKDNLKIEFNNDKVETTIAPVNLEDICQHVLKSFDIFNARQRKGKEISGDTDPSDVKKIIGSSLHGHVSEQDNFLSQLGLRRKISGLS from the coding sequence TTCAAAGTGCGCTCTGGACAGTCCAGCTTGGGAAGAAGTCACTAAACGATATCAGGACATTAtagaaagagaaaacaaactcCTCCGTTCGTTTCCCCTCTACCATGGGGGCCAGATGCCACCACTGGCTGCTTGTGCACCACAGGCCAAGAAGGCGTTATCCATTCCTAGAGGCGACGAAAATAAAGAAGAGCGCTCATTGCTTCCCACTGTGAAGGGGACACATGCTTGTGAGGTTGCAAGGGAGGATATTTGTGATGTTGTTTCCGAAACAATAGAAGATAAGTGCCTCCCCAAGATCTTGGAAGTGTTTAGCTTGAATTCTTCAAAACCAAACAATGCGGTAATTGAAAGCCGTAAGAGAAAGAACCCACAAGGCTTGACTCATGATTACATCAACGAAATAACGTCAACAGATGTGGCCGAAGATGTCAAATTGACTACCTCTAAGCGATCTTGTGCCGTACCTTGTGATTTTATAGACCTCACGATGGACGATGACGACGAAGCAAGCTACAGCTTTAGTGAAACGTCGGTGAACACTGCTGCTCAGGCAGTATGCGTGAATGGTAACATGCACAGCGAGCAGGGACAATCCAAGCAGTCCGCCCAAGATAAAGGGCTTGAATCTCGTAGCACAAAGTGTAAAGTACCCAAACGTCAACCGGTCAATGAGcagaaaaggaactttacttCAACTAACACTGAACTAAAAGAGCTGCGCAATGCCAAGAGTACCTTTGATGCAGGTCGCACTAAAAGCGAAGTTGTCATCGACAAAGATAACAACGAGTGCCTTGGTGAAGATAACAAGTGCGAAAAGGAGGTGGACGACACAAACCGTGGTCCTGACTCTACTGGCGATTGCAAAAATGTCAGTTATCAGTACCGGGGCGTTGATAACGAAAGCAAACCTTTACGACTGAAAAATCGAGAGAGTAAGATAACAGATCTTAAAGCGTTGCTAGCAAGGCAAGAAGAAGAACTTGCTAGACTTAAAACAGTAGCAAAGTACAAAGCCGTTACAGGTGACAACAAGAAAAAAGCATCAAGGGATACGGAACTGAAGGATAATTTGAAGATTGAATTTAATAACGATAAAGTGGAAACAACTATTGCACCCGTTAATCTAGAAGATATCTGCCAGCACGTGTTGAAGTCCTTCGACATTTTCAATGCGCGACAGCGGAAGGGAAAAGAAATCTCGGGTGACACAGATCCAAGTGATGTCAAGAAAATAATTGGTTCCAGTCTTCACGGCCACGTAAGCGAGCAAGATAACTTCCTATCCCAACTGGGTTTGAGGAGAAAGATATCGGGATTGAGTTGA